In one window of Gossypium arboreum isolate Shixiya-1 chromosome 4, ASM2569848v2, whole genome shotgun sequence DNA:
- the LOC108459818 gene encoding thaumatin-like protein 1b, protein MEVQVIFAFSLTIFFFHWAHSATFTFTNNCPYTVWPGTLTGQGPQLSSTGFELASKTSSTLNVPAPWSGRIWGRIQCADTSGKFQCATGDCGSGQITCNGAGAIPPASLIEVALAASAGQDFYDVSLVDGFNLPLSVIPQGGLAGCGATGCPANVNSACPPELQVKGSDGGVIACKSACLAFNQPQYCCTGAYSQPSTCHSTQYSKIFKSQCPQAYSYAFDDKSSTFTCSGGANYLITFCP, encoded by the exons ATGGAAGTTCAAGTTATCTTTGCATTTTCCCTGACCATTTTCTTCTTCCATT GGGCTCATTCAGCTACATTTACATTCACAAACAACTGCCCTTACACAGTTTGGCCAGGAACTCTAACAGGACAAGGTCCTCAATTATCCTCAACCGGTTTTGAGTTAGCCTCGAAAACTTCATCAACTTTAAATGTTCCAGCCCCATGGTCTGGTCGTATTTGGGGTCGAATCCAATGCGCAGACACCAGCGGGAAGTTCCAATGCGCTACAGGTGACTGTGGATCTGGTCAGATTACATGCAATGGTGCCGGCGCAATCCCACCAGCGTCGCTGATAGAAGTCGCCCTGGCAGCAAGCGCCGGACAAGATTTTTATGATGTTAGCCTCGTTGATGGCTTTAACTTGCCTCTTTCAGTCATCCCACAAGGCGGATTAGCCGGTTGTGGTGCCACGGGTTGCCCAGCCAACGTGAATTCAGCTTGTCCTCCGGAATTGCAAGTTAAAGGATCGGATGGAGGTGTTATCGCCTGCAAGAGCGCATGTTTGGCTTTTAATCAACCCCAATATTGTTGCACCGGCGCTTATAGTCAACCATCTACGTGCCATTCAACACAATATTCGAAGATCTTTAAGAGCCAATGCCCTCAAGCTTATAGTTACGCTTTTGATGATAAGAGTAGTACATTTACGTGCAGTGGCGGAGCTAATTATCTCATAACTTTCTGCCCTTGA